One window of Colius striatus isolate bColStr4 chromosome 16, bColStr4.1.hap1, whole genome shotgun sequence genomic DNA carries:
- the ZNF341 gene encoding zinc finger protein 341 isoform X1 translates to MAQAIFEALEGMDNQTVLAVQSLLDGQGGVTDPSAQNVNSSTAIQSMDDEDVFLCGKCKKQFNSLPAFMTHKREQCQGNAPSLSTVSLATNSVYTPSITSVQPAPSAGRQQISTYITVPPSPLIQTLVQGNILVSDEVLMSAMSAFTSLDQPMPPVQPPAQSSLSMHPGAGYLSQPPPPPPPPPPPPPQPPPPPAPSMGPPGQPSAGSGVVEVYSAPAPLAPTSTVEIQTLGMQPYPPMEVPSQCVESPVYPSPPVYSPGKQGFKPKSTSTPTPLTSAAGGGVVGFDSTSAAKSRRCKTESGLQEGKPKSPKLKCTYCDKAFTKNFDLQQHIRSHTGEKPFQCIVCGRAFAQKSNVKKHMQTHKVWPPGLGCTISRNSITVQVMALNPNQPEDEENTGLTQPSRNPAPPPQDMPPLDESEGGKLEAKQVVLIDSSYQCQFCPSKFNTYFQLKSHMTQHKNEQVYKCVVKTCAQTFQKLESFLEHIKSHQEELSYRCHLCSKDFPSLYELGVHQYSHSLLPQHGPKKDVAVYKCVKCVNKYSTPEALEHHLQTATHNFPCPHCQKVFPCERYLRRHIPTHGGGSKFKCQICKKFFRREHYLKLHAHIHSGEKPFKCSVCDAAFNRKDKLKRHMLIHEPFKKYKCPFSSHTGCNKEFNRPDKLKAHILSHSGMKIHKCQYCNKSFSRRAHMLEHQRSHTGNYKYRCPTCSKGFTRHKYMKDHKCRLGPAKDKELQLRKAQKKRVARGRKAGLALPGQLPLAELKDGVAGESPPEGGPNKEPFQESDAVLSIVVGGAGAADSDLGIPGQPSSITSNLGLAELQAASDGSCAMLAVPVYIQTTE, encoded by the exons ATGGCGCAGGCGATCTTCGAGGCGCTGGAAG GAATGGATAAtcagacagtgctggctgtacAGTCCTTACTGGATGGTCAAGGAGGTGTGACGGATCCATCTGCTCAAAATGTCAACTCTTCCACTGCCATCCAGTCGATGG ATGATGAAGACGTGTTCCTCTGTGGGAAGTGCAAGAAGCAGTTCAACTCACTGCCTGCCTTCATGACCCACAAGAGAGAGCAGTGCCAGGGAAATGCCCCTTCCCTGTCTACGGTGTCGCTGGCCACCAACAGCGTGTACACGCCGTCCATCACATCGGTGCAGCCGGCTCCCAGCGCCGGCCGGCAG caaatTTCTACATACATCACTGTTCCCCCATCACCTTTGATTCAGACCTTGGTGCAGGGGAACATCTTAGTGAGCGATGAGGTGCTGATGTCAGCCATGTCTGCTTTTACATCTTTGGACCAGCCCATGCCACCAgtgcagcccccagcacag AGCAGTTTGAGTATGCACCCCGGGGCTGGCTACCTCTCCCAGccccccccaccaccacccccgcccccgccgccccctcctcagcctccgCCGCCACCCGCCCCCAGCATGGGGCCCCCGGGGCAGCCCAGCGCCGGCAGCGGCGTGGTGGAAGTGTACAGCGCCCCTGCTCCCCTGGCACCAACCAGCACCGTGGAGATCCAGACGCTGGGGATGCAGCCCTACCCACCCATGGAG GTACCGAGCCAGTGTGTGGAAAGTCCCGTGTACCCCTCTCCTCCTGTGTACAGCCCTGGCAAGCAGGGGTTCAAGCCCAAAAGCACAAGCACTCCTACACCTCTGACCAGTGCAGCAGGAGGTGGTGTGGTTGGTTTTGATTCCACCTCTGCTGCCAAAAGTCGACGCTGCAAAACGGAgagtgggctgcaggagg GCAAACCCAAGTCTCCCAAGCTGAAATGCACTTACTGTGACAAGGCCTTTACCAAGAACTTTgacctgcagcagcacatcagAAG TCACACAGGTGAGAAGCCCTTCCAGTGCATCGTGTGTGGCCGAGCCTTTGCCCAGAAGTCCAATGTGAAGAAGCACATGCAGACCCATAAGGTGTGgcctccagggctgggctgcaccATCTCCCGCAACTCCATCACAGTGCAGGTCATGGCCTTGAATCCCAACCAGCCAGAGGATGAGGAGAACACAG gtttGACTCAGCCCTCAAGGAATCCTGCACCACCTCCCCAAGACATGCCTCCCCTGGATGAGAGTGAGGGGGGCAAACTGGAAGCCAAGCAGGTTGTCCTGATTGATAGCTCTTATCAGTGCCAGTTCTGCCCCAGCAAATTCAACACCTACTTCCAGCTCAAATCACACATGACCCAGCACAAGAATGAGCAG GTGTACAAATGTGTGGTGAAAACTTGTGCTCAGACCTTCCAGAAGCTGGAGTCCTTCCTTGAGCACATCAAGAGCCATCAGGAGGAGCTGAGTTATCGCTGCCACCTCTGCAGCAAGGACTTCCCTTCCCTCTATGAGCTTGGTGTCCACCAGTACTCCCACagcctgctgccccagcacggCCCCAAGAAGGACGTGGCCGTGTACAA ATGTGTGAAGTGTGTAAATAAATACTCCACCCCAGAAGCCCTGGAGCACCATCTGCAGACAGCAACGCACAACTTTCCCTGTCCTCACTGCCAGAAG GTGTTCCCCTGTGAGCGGTACCTGCGCCGCCACATCCCCACGCACGGCGGCGGCAGCAAGTTCAAGTGCCAGATCTGCAAGAAGTTCTTCCGGCGGGAGCACTACCTCAAGCTGCACGCCCACATCCACTCTG GTGAAAAGCCCTTCAAGTGCTCGGTGTGTGATGCAGCTTTCAACCGCAAGGACAAGCTCAAGCGCCACATGCTGATCCACGAGCCCTTCAAGAAATACAAATGTCCCTTCTC AAGCCACACGGGCTGCAATAAAGAGTTCAACCGGCCTGACAAGCTGAAGGCTCACATCCTGTCCCATTCGG ggaTGAAGATCCACAAGTGCCAGTACTGCAACAAGTCCTTCAGCCGCCGAGCCCACATGCTGGAGCACCAGCGCTCGCACACCGGCAACTACAAGTACCGCTGCCCCACCTGCAGCAAAGGCTTCACGCGCCACAAGTACATGAAGGACCACAAGTGCCGCCTGGGCCCCGCCAAGGACaaagagctgcagctcaggaaggCCCAGAAGAAGCGGGTGGCCCGGGGGCGCAAGGCCGGCCTGGCCCTCCCCGGCCAGCTGCCCCTGGCAGAGCTGAAGGACGGTGTGGCCGGGGAGAGCCCCCCTGAAGGTGGCCCCAACAAAGAGCCCTTCCAGGAGTCGGACGCCGTCCTGTCCATCGTGGTTggtggggcaggagctgccgaCTCAGACCTTGGCattcctgggcagcccagcagcatcACATCCAatctggggctggcagagctgcaggctgccTCGGACGGGTCCTGTGCCATGCTGGCTGTCCCCGTGTACATCCAGACGACGGAGTGA
- the ZNF341 gene encoding zinc finger protein 341 isoform X2, translating to MTHKREQCQGNAPSLSTVSLATNSVYTPSITSVQPAPSAGRQQISTYITVPPSPLIQTLVQGNILVSDEVLMSAMSAFTSLDQPMPPVQPPAQSSLSMHPGAGYLSQPPPPPPPPPPPPPQPPPPPAPSMGPPGQPSAGSGVVEVYSAPAPLAPTSTVEIQTLGMQPYPPMEVPSQCVESPVYPSPPVYSPGKQGFKPKSTSTPTPLTSAAGGGVVGFDSTSAAKSRRCKTESGLQEGKPKSPKLKCTYCDKAFTKNFDLQQHIRSHTGEKPFQCIVCGRAFAQKSNVKKHMQTHKVWPPGLGCTISRNSITVQVMALNPNQPEDEENTGLTQPSRNPAPPPQDMPPLDESEGGKLEAKQVVLIDSSYQCQFCPSKFNTYFQLKSHMTQHKNEQVYKCVVKTCAQTFQKLESFLEHIKSHQEELSYRCHLCSKDFPSLYELGVHQYSHSLLPQHGPKKDVAVYKCVKCVNKYSTPEALEHHLQTATHNFPCPHCQKVFPCERYLRRHIPTHGGGSKFKCQICKKFFRREHYLKLHAHIHSGEKPFKCSVCDAAFNRKDKLKRHMLIHEPFKKYKCPFSSHTGCNKEFNRPDKLKAHILSHSGMKIHKCQYCNKSFSRRAHMLEHQRSHTGNYKYRCPTCSKGFTRHKYMKDHKCRLGPAKDKELQLRKAQKKRVARGRKAGLALPGQLPLAELKDGVAGESPPEGGPNKEPFQESDAVLSIVVGGAGAADSDLGIPGQPSSITSNLGLAELQAASDGSCAMLAVPVYIQTTE from the exons ATGACCCACAAGAGAGAGCAGTGCCAGGGAAATGCCCCTTCCCTGTCTACGGTGTCGCTGGCCACCAACAGCGTGTACACGCCGTCCATCACATCGGTGCAGCCGGCTCCCAGCGCCGGCCGGCAG caaatTTCTACATACATCACTGTTCCCCCATCACCTTTGATTCAGACCTTGGTGCAGGGGAACATCTTAGTGAGCGATGAGGTGCTGATGTCAGCCATGTCTGCTTTTACATCTTTGGACCAGCCCATGCCACCAgtgcagcccccagcacag AGCAGTTTGAGTATGCACCCCGGGGCTGGCTACCTCTCCCAGccccccccaccaccacccccgcccccgccgccccctcctcagcctccgCCGCCACCCGCCCCCAGCATGGGGCCCCCGGGGCAGCCCAGCGCCGGCAGCGGCGTGGTGGAAGTGTACAGCGCCCCTGCTCCCCTGGCACCAACCAGCACCGTGGAGATCCAGACGCTGGGGATGCAGCCCTACCCACCCATGGAG GTACCGAGCCAGTGTGTGGAAAGTCCCGTGTACCCCTCTCCTCCTGTGTACAGCCCTGGCAAGCAGGGGTTCAAGCCCAAAAGCACAAGCACTCCTACACCTCTGACCAGTGCAGCAGGAGGTGGTGTGGTTGGTTTTGATTCCACCTCTGCTGCCAAAAGTCGACGCTGCAAAACGGAgagtgggctgcaggagg GCAAACCCAAGTCTCCCAAGCTGAAATGCACTTACTGTGACAAGGCCTTTACCAAGAACTTTgacctgcagcagcacatcagAAG TCACACAGGTGAGAAGCCCTTCCAGTGCATCGTGTGTGGCCGAGCCTTTGCCCAGAAGTCCAATGTGAAGAAGCACATGCAGACCCATAAGGTGTGgcctccagggctgggctgcaccATCTCCCGCAACTCCATCACAGTGCAGGTCATGGCCTTGAATCCCAACCAGCCAGAGGATGAGGAGAACACAG gtttGACTCAGCCCTCAAGGAATCCTGCACCACCTCCCCAAGACATGCCTCCCCTGGATGAGAGTGAGGGGGGCAAACTGGAAGCCAAGCAGGTTGTCCTGATTGATAGCTCTTATCAGTGCCAGTTCTGCCCCAGCAAATTCAACACCTACTTCCAGCTCAAATCACACATGACCCAGCACAAGAATGAGCAG GTGTACAAATGTGTGGTGAAAACTTGTGCTCAGACCTTCCAGAAGCTGGAGTCCTTCCTTGAGCACATCAAGAGCCATCAGGAGGAGCTGAGTTATCGCTGCCACCTCTGCAGCAAGGACTTCCCTTCCCTCTATGAGCTTGGTGTCCACCAGTACTCCCACagcctgctgccccagcacggCCCCAAGAAGGACGTGGCCGTGTACAA ATGTGTGAAGTGTGTAAATAAATACTCCACCCCAGAAGCCCTGGAGCACCATCTGCAGACAGCAACGCACAACTTTCCCTGTCCTCACTGCCAGAAG GTGTTCCCCTGTGAGCGGTACCTGCGCCGCCACATCCCCACGCACGGCGGCGGCAGCAAGTTCAAGTGCCAGATCTGCAAGAAGTTCTTCCGGCGGGAGCACTACCTCAAGCTGCACGCCCACATCCACTCTG GTGAAAAGCCCTTCAAGTGCTCGGTGTGTGATGCAGCTTTCAACCGCAAGGACAAGCTCAAGCGCCACATGCTGATCCACGAGCCCTTCAAGAAATACAAATGTCCCTTCTC AAGCCACACGGGCTGCAATAAAGAGTTCAACCGGCCTGACAAGCTGAAGGCTCACATCCTGTCCCATTCGG ggaTGAAGATCCACAAGTGCCAGTACTGCAACAAGTCCTTCAGCCGCCGAGCCCACATGCTGGAGCACCAGCGCTCGCACACCGGCAACTACAAGTACCGCTGCCCCACCTGCAGCAAAGGCTTCACGCGCCACAAGTACATGAAGGACCACAAGTGCCGCCTGGGCCCCGCCAAGGACaaagagctgcagctcaggaaggCCCAGAAGAAGCGGGTGGCCCGGGGGCGCAAGGCCGGCCTGGCCCTCCCCGGCCAGCTGCCCCTGGCAGAGCTGAAGGACGGTGTGGCCGGGGAGAGCCCCCCTGAAGGTGGCCCCAACAAAGAGCCCTTCCAGGAGTCGGACGCCGTCCTGTCCATCGTGGTTggtggggcaggagctgccgaCTCAGACCTTGGCattcctgggcagcccagcagcatcACATCCAatctggggctggcagagctgcaggctgccTCGGACGGGTCCTGTGCCATGCTGGCTGTCCCCGTGTACATCCAGACGACGGAGTGA
- the PXMP4 gene encoding peroxisomal membrane protein 4 has protein sequence MAGDGDPLRALLRAANALLQQQRYRAALAVIKGFRNGAVYGAKIRAPHALVMTFLFKSGSLREKLKAIAQATYTHSRNLACFVFTYKGLMALQSRLQGKKIPFHSFFAACIGGWLVFGENNPINSQIIMYLLSRILFGLSRLAVEKGYVPQPKQDPFPLVAALIWGIVLWLFEYHRQTLQPSLQSSMTYLYDDSNVWHDISDFLIYNKRTDSK, from the exons ATGGCGGGCGACGGGGACCCGCTCCGCGCCCTGCTCCGCGCCGCCAACgcgctcctgcagcagcagcgctACCGCGCCGCGCTCGCCGTCATCAAAGGCTTCCGCAACGGGGCGGT TTATGGAGCAAAAATTCGTGCCCCGCATGCCCTGGTGATGACTTTCCTCTTCAAGAGTGGAAG tttaaGAGAGAAATTGAAAGCGATTGCTCAGGCTACGTACACTCACTCCCGGAACCTGGCGTGTTTTGTGTTCACCTACAAGGGGCTGATGGCCTTGCAGTCCCGGCTCCAGGgcaaaaaaattccatttcattctttctttgcagCCTGCATTGGGGGTTGGCTAGTGTTTGGTGAGAACAATCCCATCAACAGCCAG ATCATTATGTACCTGCTGTCTCGGATCCTGTTTGGCCTGTCCCGGCTGGCAGTGGAAAAGGGCTATGTCCCACAGCCAAAGCAGGATCCCTTTCCACTTGTGGCTGCTCTCATCTGGGGGATTGTTCTCTGGCTCTTTGAATACCACCGGCAGACTCTGCAGCCTTCTCTGCAGTCCTCCATGACCTACCTGTACGACGACAGCAACGTGTGGCATGACATTTCTGACTTTCTCATTTATAACAAAAGGACAGACAGCAAGTAG
- the ZNF341 gene encoding zinc finger protein 341 isoform X3: MMTVAHLLTRGCESRDSEQISTYITVPPSPLIQTLVQGNILVSDEVLMSAMSAFTSLDQPMPPVQPPAQSSLSMHPGAGYLSQPPPPPPPPPPPPPQPPPPPAPSMGPPGQPSAGSGVVEVYSAPAPLAPTSTVEIQTLGMQPYPPMEVPSQCVESPVYPSPPVYSPGKQGFKPKSTSTPTPLTSAAGGGVVGFDSTSAAKSRRCKTESGLQEGKPKSPKLKCTYCDKAFTKNFDLQQHIRSHTGEKPFQCIVCGRAFAQKSNVKKHMQTHKVWPPGLGCTISRNSITVQVMALNPNQPEDEENTGLTQPSRNPAPPPQDMPPLDESEGGKLEAKQVVLIDSSYQCQFCPSKFNTYFQLKSHMTQHKNEQVYKCVVKTCAQTFQKLESFLEHIKSHQEELSYRCHLCSKDFPSLYELGVHQYSHSLLPQHGPKKDVAVYKCVKCVNKYSTPEALEHHLQTATHNFPCPHCQKVFPCERYLRRHIPTHGGGSKFKCQICKKFFRREHYLKLHAHIHSGEKPFKCSVCDAAFNRKDKLKRHMLIHEPFKKYKCPFSSHTGCNKEFNRPDKLKAHILSHSGMKIHKCQYCNKSFSRRAHMLEHQRSHTGNYKYRCPTCSKGFTRHKYMKDHKCRLGPAKDKELQLRKAQKKRVARGRKAGLALPGQLPLAELKDGVAGESPPEGGPNKEPFQESDAVLSIVVGGAGAADSDLGIPGQPSSITSNLGLAELQAASDGSCAMLAVPVYIQTTE, translated from the exons ATGATGACTGTGGCTCATCTGCTGACCAGAGGCTGTGAAAGCAGAGACTCTGAG caaatTTCTACATACATCACTGTTCCCCCATCACCTTTGATTCAGACCTTGGTGCAGGGGAACATCTTAGTGAGCGATGAGGTGCTGATGTCAGCCATGTCTGCTTTTACATCTTTGGACCAGCCCATGCCACCAgtgcagcccccagcacag AGCAGTTTGAGTATGCACCCCGGGGCTGGCTACCTCTCCCAGccccccccaccaccacccccgcccccgccgccccctcctcagcctccgCCGCCACCCGCCCCCAGCATGGGGCCCCCGGGGCAGCCCAGCGCCGGCAGCGGCGTGGTGGAAGTGTACAGCGCCCCTGCTCCCCTGGCACCAACCAGCACCGTGGAGATCCAGACGCTGGGGATGCAGCCCTACCCACCCATGGAG GTACCGAGCCAGTGTGTGGAAAGTCCCGTGTACCCCTCTCCTCCTGTGTACAGCCCTGGCAAGCAGGGGTTCAAGCCCAAAAGCACAAGCACTCCTACACCTCTGACCAGTGCAGCAGGAGGTGGTGTGGTTGGTTTTGATTCCACCTCTGCTGCCAAAAGTCGACGCTGCAAAACGGAgagtgggctgcaggagg GCAAACCCAAGTCTCCCAAGCTGAAATGCACTTACTGTGACAAGGCCTTTACCAAGAACTTTgacctgcagcagcacatcagAAG TCACACAGGTGAGAAGCCCTTCCAGTGCATCGTGTGTGGCCGAGCCTTTGCCCAGAAGTCCAATGTGAAGAAGCACATGCAGACCCATAAGGTGTGgcctccagggctgggctgcaccATCTCCCGCAACTCCATCACAGTGCAGGTCATGGCCTTGAATCCCAACCAGCCAGAGGATGAGGAGAACACAG gtttGACTCAGCCCTCAAGGAATCCTGCACCACCTCCCCAAGACATGCCTCCCCTGGATGAGAGTGAGGGGGGCAAACTGGAAGCCAAGCAGGTTGTCCTGATTGATAGCTCTTATCAGTGCCAGTTCTGCCCCAGCAAATTCAACACCTACTTCCAGCTCAAATCACACATGACCCAGCACAAGAATGAGCAG GTGTACAAATGTGTGGTGAAAACTTGTGCTCAGACCTTCCAGAAGCTGGAGTCCTTCCTTGAGCACATCAAGAGCCATCAGGAGGAGCTGAGTTATCGCTGCCACCTCTGCAGCAAGGACTTCCCTTCCCTCTATGAGCTTGGTGTCCACCAGTACTCCCACagcctgctgccccagcacggCCCCAAGAAGGACGTGGCCGTGTACAA ATGTGTGAAGTGTGTAAATAAATACTCCACCCCAGAAGCCCTGGAGCACCATCTGCAGACAGCAACGCACAACTTTCCCTGTCCTCACTGCCAGAAG GTGTTCCCCTGTGAGCGGTACCTGCGCCGCCACATCCCCACGCACGGCGGCGGCAGCAAGTTCAAGTGCCAGATCTGCAAGAAGTTCTTCCGGCGGGAGCACTACCTCAAGCTGCACGCCCACATCCACTCTG GTGAAAAGCCCTTCAAGTGCTCGGTGTGTGATGCAGCTTTCAACCGCAAGGACAAGCTCAAGCGCCACATGCTGATCCACGAGCCCTTCAAGAAATACAAATGTCCCTTCTC AAGCCACACGGGCTGCAATAAAGAGTTCAACCGGCCTGACAAGCTGAAGGCTCACATCCTGTCCCATTCGG ggaTGAAGATCCACAAGTGCCAGTACTGCAACAAGTCCTTCAGCCGCCGAGCCCACATGCTGGAGCACCAGCGCTCGCACACCGGCAACTACAAGTACCGCTGCCCCACCTGCAGCAAAGGCTTCACGCGCCACAAGTACATGAAGGACCACAAGTGCCGCCTGGGCCCCGCCAAGGACaaagagctgcagctcaggaaggCCCAGAAGAAGCGGGTGGCCCGGGGGCGCAAGGCCGGCCTGGCCCTCCCCGGCCAGCTGCCCCTGGCAGAGCTGAAGGACGGTGTGGCCGGGGAGAGCCCCCCTGAAGGTGGCCCCAACAAAGAGCCCTTCCAGGAGTCGGACGCCGTCCTGTCCATCGTGGTTggtggggcaggagctgccgaCTCAGACCTTGGCattcctgggcagcccagcagcatcACATCCAatctggggctggcagagctgcaggctgccTCGGACGGGTCCTGTGCCATGCTGGCTGTCCCCGTGTACATCCAGACGACGGAGTGA